The Hermetia illucens chromosome 2, iHerIll2.2.curated.20191125, whole genome shotgun sequence genomic interval aatattttcaacgtaaccttcgcgtcgaaaTCAGGTGGCGAGTGCTGGAATGCTATTCAGCAAGCGACCAGTTGACAGTTGCAATCGAAGCCACCGAGGATTGCCCAAGTTTTCTCCATAAGCGAGTGGGAAAAGgcagttctctctatgaaaaacaagaaggcgccaggacccgatgatatCCTGTCAGAGATACAAAAACTGAGACTCCAAAACCGTGTAGACCTACTGATTAGCAAAGGTAATGAATTCCTTGAGCTGCCACCTGCATATCGGCCACAAGAGACAGATAGGTTGTGTGGCTCATTGACAACTTAATACGTGGCTAAATCGAAAGTATGATGAGACTTACTATTCCTTCCTTAGCTGCTAAGTGGACACGGAAGTTTTCACGGCTCCTGCCTGCTCCTgatgttggttttttttttggaccaCGCAAATcacctttttgtttttcctaaGAGTCGGAATAGTCGTCAACCACTTTATTTAATATTAGAAACATGCTAAAGAGCGTTAGCATTTGAAATCATGTTGGGAAGACGATTGAACTCGACCTAACagcttccttcctcctctcctcttctGTTGGTGAAAGGTCTATTTTTTACTATCGCTAGTTAGGAAATTACTTATTCCCGACATGATGACTAAGGGCCCCGAAGAATGCATTTGGGTTTCTCCCATTTTTTGGACCTGACCTGTGTATTTCCACATTGTAGATGCTTCTACGGAGCTATTTGCAGAATGAATTTCCTAATTTTGTTTCGGTTTGGGATAAAAACCGTTTGTAGCTATCCATCGAAAATTATTTGGGGTGGTCGGGTTAGctctgttttaatttttttttaaaggaataGGACCTAACAGCAAACTAAAATATTTTTGGGACGGGAAAGAATTTATGCATAAAGAACAGGCATCCCCAATAAATTAGCCTTCTTGGTGATAAAAGCTGTCAAACTATAGACCAAGCCAGGAGAAAAACGTTTATCACATGAAAAGACAACCATAAAGTAAATTATTTTTACTTCAGGAGGTAGCTCAAGAGTTATGGAGTCAATAATACTTCATATTGTATTTCAAACAGGAAAACCTTGGGTTTATAATATTACAAACACAAGTAAAACGAGTGTCAAAAGCCTATTACGATTTCCTCAAGGTAAATGATTAAGTCATTCAGTACAAAATTCACTTACGTTTTAATGATCGTGTATGCGCGCCACCTTGAGAGTTTGCTTCAACTACGTTGACTGTATCATCGGTATATATCAAATCAGATAAGCTGTTTCTATTCATACAAGGTAATCTATCTTTCACATGTAGTTCTTGCTTTAGATCTGAAAATAAAAAGCTAGTTTTGATACTATTTGTTGTAAATCGTTTACCTCTCGTTTCGTCCATAAGTCGTTGTAATTTTTCTTGGagaaattctttttcatcaacTTCTATTTCCAGAAGGGCATTTTTCTCATATGCCTTGTCAAGATCAGTTTTAACACCTGCAATGCTTTCACTCAAAATTCTATACCCTCGTTCCAGGTCATCGTTTTGCTGCTCTAACTGtcttaaatattttttcatgttCTCCTTTTCTACTTGTGCGCTCATCAACTGTTTTTCGGCATTTTTAAATTCCAATGCAATTGATTCCAATTTGACCTATAAGTGGAGAAAAAATACCTTCAATAACTCATGTGAATATTTATAATAGAATCGGTAATATCAACGATTTGCTTCTTCCGCTTATGAGAGAGCAGGAGTCCCTTAACCTTAAAGGCCATGTACGGTTAGCTAAAAGGCTATGTTCGGTCGTAGTTTACCGTACGTAGCCTTATGGTCGCCCCGGGGTTGAAATTTACATAGACCCACCCCAGAGTCGTTGAATCAATCTTATTTTGTTAAATTATTATTGTGGAACAATGTGCGGAGTTTACATCCCTATCTGTTCAACGTCAATAGGAAGTGCATGTGGAGTGCTTTACGCAACAGGGATATTCCGGAAAAATTAGGAGTTATGAGGGCAACATATGATTGTGCAAAATGGCACATGCTGCATCGAGATCAAAcgtcagaggaatttgaagttgaaagcGAAATCTGCAAAGATTGCATTCTGCCGCCgatatttttcttcttgttatcggtgacgtcttCCATGCTATGTTGGATGGAAGATGTGGAGGGATTCAATGGACCCTGCAATCTTTCCTCAATCGATTCGACTACCTTCATTTTGAAACTGATACGACTACCTTGATGAcgataaaatatcttttttatgaTGGTTAGTACATCTGGGACGCAaagctcaaaaaaaaaaacgtaggAGAGAATTCTCTCAACTTGAGAATTCGCTGAGATGCGACATCCAATGACGGAAATTTATCCGCGAGcatggcttgcgtgtgtatcagtgaggcaacAAGGACATGGCCAACGGTATCCCTGGAACTGCATATAAACATGCAGGCAAGCAGAGTGATTTTCAGAAGATCCGGGAGTACCAGCGAAGCGGGGCATcgtctaaatcgaaggaagattgatactcTTTCTACATAGGTAGAATCACATATTACTGATTCCAAGGGATAATATGactacgaggtttcacttcgataagaagtttgaaaaacgTTAAAGCAACAAGGCCAACTGGTGCATGGCACTGACATACAAGTAAAGCCAGCAAATGATTACGTATTATGAACCAATGGGCAAGCAGACCAGCATATCCGAGGCGAAAATATACGTTGTAGACAGGTATACCTCCGTCAatggcaaaatgaaattagCCTAATGCCGGCTTTTAAAAGTCCTAATCAATccattttatgctccacatgattatattttgcgaaaaaaatgtacaccctctttgCAAGTATGGGAACCTCCCCCTTTAAGCTGCCCCCTTTAACGTAGAAGGGtgttattcactgcatgcgtggggatTCATAATAAAGACCTTTCtaaaaaatttcatatcaataggatcaactgtttctgagaaaatgcgtgtgatagacagactaATAGATAGTAATGTGcgaagttgccagatctcccatcaggcgcatcgTAATGTTTATACGCATGAACGTatatttggaggtgtgcgtgcatgTTTATGAACAGTTCGGTTAGgtcgaaaaaaaaacacccaTTCGTGAACAAAAATGGTTATGGGAGGGACCCCcggaacaagaaaccaatatggaggAAGAAAGGACAGTAAAATCTATGGTGCTGGAGATCCCAGTTCCGGCGGCTTATGGGAGGGGATAAGCAAGCTTCCAGTCTTGATATCTTTCGTCTACCTCAGCCGAggcggcaggacgggctccggttctgttgagaaatggaaaagggtttttgacgcatggacggcgtcaggacgtaagttagTTCAAGCAAAACAAATCCATGATTgcatgctaaatgttggcaccataactggaaagatcgaagaactcgcaagagcccttccaACAAGCAGCATTGATATCtgggctctgcaagaaacccgacgatctggtaccaaaagctgcgacttagaacgcgaacgcagtaaaaatggttataaacttctctattttagtagcCCACACATTTAATATGATATCGACGTTgccattcattcatttcttcacAACGTACGGACcagacaagtcgacctgattccgagaaagatgtcatttggcaaggcagacggtaaaaaatgtcatgggggaaaggggtttgaagTGCAcaatgagagtggcgagcgtataattgattttgcggacacccatgtccttccacttatgaatacatggttcatcaaacgattgtctcatcttcctacattttatagtgggaatagtaaaacgtaaatcgactgTATTCTTATAAGAcatcgacattttaccactgtcattgaatactaagtcgttccctatgaggccatcgcacttcaacatcagCCGTTAATTGCCGTCCTGTGAATCAAGCCTACGATAAAACACTAGCATGCAATgtatcaaatggtggcgatctCGTGAGAaaaaattatctcacttacaggccattacgaatgtagaagaatcgtggaaccaaatcaacccctgaattcacatacttcaggcgaattcctgttgtatgtgcgttcagctcagtCATTgctcctagtgggagcttcatgggggttcttagttacgttcaagcgagcaGAAACTTTCGGACCTCgacatggtgttgcgtttcaacacgggtgccatactaCTTAGTTCggaagagatttaggtaggttttgcatccaccagtatgaatgctgagccatgcactcggtataaact includes:
- the LOC119647923 gene encoding nuclear distribution protein nudE homolog isoform X3, which produces MEKIPIFNSVEDECRYWKERAKFYYKEWTDTKQEFDEYVEDSKQLEAEMEATAEQKENVIRDLRKQITFHENECESFRVKLESIALEFKNAEKQLMSAQVEKENMKKYLRQLEQQNDDLERGYRILSESIAGVKTDLDKAYEKNALLEIEVDEKEFLQEKLQRLMDETRDLKQELHVKDRLPCMNRNSLSDLIYTDDTVNVVEANSQGGAHTRSLKPPDNTLNGNVLSASSRTTALNIVADMLRKLNAMESKLKDYREHVPGPRQ
- the LOC119647923 gene encoding nuclear distribution protein nudE homolog isoform X5, which codes for MEKIPIFNSVEDECRYWKERAKFYYKEWTDTKQEFDEYVEDSKQLEAEMEATAEQKENVIRDLRKQITFHENECESFRVKLESIALEFKNAEKQLMSAQVEKENMKKYLRQLEQQNDDLERGYRILSESIAGVKTDLDKAYEKNALLEIEVDEKEFLQEKLQRLMDETRDLKQELHVKDRLPCMNRNSLSDLIYTDDTVNVVEANSQGGAHTRSLKRNGIKTKGLSRTCPGS
- the LOC119647923 gene encoding nuclear distribution protein nudE homolog isoform X4, with product MEKIPIFNSVEDECRYWKERAKFYYKEWTDTKQEFDEYVEDSKQLEAEMEATAEQKENVIRDLRKQITFHENECESFRVKLESIALEFKNAEKQLMSAQVEKENMKKYLRQLEQQNDDLERGYRILSESIAGVKTDLDKAYEKNALLEIEVDEKEFLQEKLQRLMDETRDLKQELHVKDRLPCMNRNSLSDLIYTDDTVNVVEANSQGGAHTRSLKPPDNTLNGNVLSASSRTTALNIVADMLRKLNAWRRSSNGSHRLEMK